The Candidatus Hydrothermales bacterium genome has a segment encoding these proteins:
- a CDS encoding mechanosensitive ion channel domain-containing protein produces the protein MKFYILISILSLLGLVLIFFFLRKLILKTLDKIEKCVPPELCAPLKRILKRWILIFLILIVLIVLHFIIAFSKLKTEISNFLHKLLVSLYILFGTIAFMDFASIFLKIYTRKIKEALPSVSILENIVKISILIVGLLILLHFWGISILPIVTALGIGGIAVALALQDTLSNLFAGFHIIISKHIRQGDYVRLASGEEGYVLDINWRNTVIKSLQNNLIIVPNSKISSTIVTNFHLPEKDLFLTIPVSVSFDSDLNRVEKLTVEVAKEVLREFYKKDENFEIFIRYNSFGEYGINFNIFVKIKEFSHQFLIRHEIIKRLNERYKEEKIIIPYPIRKIYIEEREKIS, from the coding sequence ATGAAATTTTATATCTTAATCTCAATCCTTTCACTACTTGGCTTAGTATTGATTTTCTTTTTTTTAAGAAAATTAATTCTGAAAACTCTCGATAAAATAGAAAAATGTGTACCTCCTGAACTTTGTGCTCCACTAAAAAGAATTCTGAAAAGATGGATTTTAATTTTTTTAATTCTTATCGTACTTATTGTGTTACACTTTATTATAGCCTTTTCAAAGCTAAAAACAGAGATCTCTAATTTCTTACACAAGCTTCTAGTTTCTCTTTATATACTTTTTGGTACGATTGCTTTTATGGACTTTGCTTCAATATTTCTGAAAATTTATACAAGAAAAATAAAAGAAGCTTTACCTTCAGTTTCAATTCTTGAGAATATAGTTAAAATATCCATCCTTATAGTAGGGTTACTTATACTTCTTCATTTTTGGGGTATATCGATTTTACCCATAGTTACGGCATTAGGTATAGGTGGAATTGCGGTTGCTCTTGCTCTTCAAGATACACTCTCAAATCTCTTTGCTGGCTTTCACATAATTATTTCTAAACATATAAGACAGGGTGATTATGTTAGACTCGCATCGGGTGAAGAGGGGTATGTTTTAGATATTAACTGGCGAAACACCGTGATAAAAAGCCTGCAAAATAACCTGATTATTGTTCCAAACTCAAAGATTTCTTCTACTATTGTTACTAACTTTCACTTGCCCGAAAAAGATCTTTTTTTGACTATTCCTGTAAGCGTTAGCTTTGATAGTGATCTAAATAGGGTTGAAAAATTAACAGTAGAAGTGGCAAAGGAAGTTCTGAGGGAGTTTTATAAAAAAGACGAAAATTTTGAGATTTTTATAAGATATAACTCTTTCGGTGAATATGGAATCAATTTTAACATATTTGTGAAAATAAAAGAGTTCTCTCATCAATTTTTAATAAGACATGAGATAATTAAAAGACTCAATGAGAGATACAAGGAAGAAAAAATTATTATACCCTATCCGATCAGAAAAATTTATATTGAGGAAAGAGAAAAAATCAGTTAA
- a CDS encoding radical SAM protein, producing MKFLIRSKDFEPCYLRLKEEGKLKEKVEKALSLLEKPCRVCPRRCKVKRLDNEKGVCKIGRYAVVSSAFAHFGEEDVLRGVNGSGTIFFSGCNLKCVFCQNWDISQNVRGYEVKPKELAKIMIYLQEQGCHNINFVTPEHVVSQIMEAIPFAIEMGLNVPIVYNTSSYDSEESLELMEGIVDIYMPDFKFWEKESARKYSLAPDYPEVARRSIKTMHKQVGDLVLDEYGIAKRGILLRHLVMPNLVEESKKILKWIRDEISENTFINIMAQYRPEYKAKNYPEISRRPKLREFWEVVEYAREIGLKRLDKRSIENGKYFLNL from the coding sequence ATGAAGTTTTTGATAAGGTCAAAAGATTTTGAGCCTTGTTATTTAAGATTAAAAGAAGAGGGAAAGTTAAAGGAGAAAGTAGAAAAGGCACTTTCCCTTCTTGAAAAGCCTTGTCGAGTTTGCCCACGAAGATGTAAAGTAAAAAGATTAGATAACGAAAAAGGTGTCTGTAAAATAGGAAGATACGCTGTAGTATCATCAGCATTTGCACACTTTGGAGAAGAGGACGTTTTAAGGGGCGTAAATGGTTCTGGAACAATATTCTTTTCAGGTTGTAATTTAAAGTGTGTTTTCTGCCAAAACTGGGATATATCACAAAATGTGAGAGGCTATGAGGTAAAACCAAAAGAACTCGCAAAAATTATGATTTACCTTCAAGAGCAGGGCTGCCACAATATAAATTTTGTTACACCTGAACATGTTGTCTCCCAAATAATGGAAGCAATACCTTTTGCAATAGAAATGGGTTTAAATGTTCCAATAGTTTATAACACAAGTTCCTATGATTCAGAGGAGTCTCTGGAGCTAATGGAAGGAATAGTAGATATTTACATGCCAGATTTTAAATTTTGGGAAAAAGAGAGCGCAAGAAAATACTCTTTAGCTCCTGATTATCCAGAAGTTGCAAGAAGATCGATAAAAACTATGCACAAACAGGTGGGAGATCTTGTTCTTGATGAGTATGGTATTGCAAAAAGGGGAATCTTATTGAGACACCTTGTTATGCCCAATCTTGTTGAAGAAAGTAAGAAAATCTTAAAGTGGATTAGGGATGAAATTTCTGAAAATACTTTTATAAATATAATGGCTCAATATAGACCGGAGTATAAGGCAAAAAACTATCCAGAAATTTCAAGAAGACCAAAGCTAAGAGAATTTTGGGAAGTAGTAGAGTACGCAAGAGAAATAGGTCTTAAAAGATTAGATAAAAGGAGCATAGAAAACGGGAAATACTTTTTAAATCTCTAA
- a CDS encoding (Fe-S)-binding protein — protein MKFSFLERILFLLIFIISFIFFIRSCFIRYSIVLKGEKKPKIRLLDGLSRVLAYVFTQFTVIRQRPLPGIFHFFVFWGFFVFLLSTIDMIFHIYGLPSFIEINYLTFYRFLLDLFALFVIISVIGFFIRRFLLKPEAIIKPKPENEVILYGKAQKSPQLESFLILSLIFLLMITYLLESSSATKLGERTEQGRWFSLLFLNLVPANITFWKFSYFLHLLLVLIFLNLIPHSKHFHIINGIINVFLYDLKSYSYIDKIDFSREDTKFGFIKISDINFSERLDAFSCVECGRCQDVCPAYLSGSSLSPKYLVINTRELLLKVGLKKKGEISERIKVNVISDEALWACTTCGACMEACPLDIKHIPYIINLRRGEVLSEGKFPTELSFFFKNMEQKQNPWGFWKEDRVKWMEGLPIKKASEKKSFEYLYFVGCASSFDERLKNIARSVVKILNDLNVDYAVLGEEEICNGDPARRAGNEYLFQIIAETNVEIFNKYQFDKIIVHCPHCYNVFKNEYPDFGFKKEVIHVTEFLYEQIKNRKLNLEKENKIFTFHDPCYLTRHNKIYKEPRNLINSIGKLREPKNRGSFSFCCGAGGARMWMETKKGKKVNIVRMKELMDLNVKDILVSCPFCLRMLEDAKKDLGADDFQIMDITELVASDLLHI, from the coding sequence ATGAAGTTTTCATTTCTTGAACGAATCCTTTTTCTACTAATTTTTATAATTTCATTCATCTTTTTTATAAGGTCCTGTTTTATAAGATATAGTATTGTGCTAAAAGGTGAGAAAAAGCCAAAAATAAGACTTTTAGACGGCCTTTCAAGAGTTTTAGCCTATGTTTTCACTCAGTTTACTGTTATAAGGCAAAGACCTCTACCTGGTATTTTTCATTTTTTTGTTTTTTGGGGATTTTTTGTGTTTCTACTTTCAACAATCGATATGATTTTTCACATATACGGCCTTCCATCCTTTATTGAAATAAACTATCTTACCTTTTATCGCTTTCTCCTTGATCTCTTTGCTCTTTTTGTCATTATAAGCGTCATTGGCTTTTTTATAAGAAGATTTTTATTAAAACCTGAAGCCATAATAAAACCAAAACCCGAAAATGAAGTTATTCTTTACGGAAAGGCTCAAAAAAGTCCTCAACTTGAATCTTTTTTAATTCTGAGTCTAATTTTTCTGCTAATGATAACATATCTTCTTGAATCTTCATCTGCCACAAAGTTAGGTGAAAGGACAGAACAAGGTAGGTGGTTCTCACTCCTTTTTTTAAACCTTGTGCCTGCAAATATTACTTTCTGGAAATTTAGCTACTTTTTACACCTTTTACTTGTTCTTATCTTTCTTAATTTAATTCCCCACTCAAAACACTTTCATATTATAAACGGTATAATAAATGTATTCCTCTATGATTTAAAATCCTATTCTTACATTGACAAAATTGATTTTAGTAGAGAGGATACTAAGTTTGGATTTATTAAAATTAGTGATATTAATTTTAGTGAAAGATTAGACGCCTTTTCATGTGTTGAATGTGGTAGGTGTCAAGATGTTTGTCCTGCCTATTTATCTGGATCTTCTCTTTCACCAAAATATTTAGTAATTAACACAAGAGAGCTTCTACTAAAGGTAGGTTTAAAAAAGAAAGGGGAGATTTCTGAAAGAATTAAGGTTAACGTTATATCAGATGAAGCACTGTGGGCTTGTACAACCTGTGGAGCCTGTATGGAAGCTTGTCCGTTAGATATAAAGCACATACCTTATATAATCAATCTAAGAAGAGGAGAAGTTTTATCAGAAGGTAAATTCCCAACTGAACTTTCCTTTTTTTTCAAAAATATGGAACAAAAGCAAAATCCATGGGGTTTTTGGAAAGAAGATAGAGTAAAATGGATGGAGGGATTACCTATTAAAAAAGCTTCTGAAAAGAAAAGTTTTGAGTATCTTTACTTTGTTGGATGTGCCTCAAGTTTTGATGAAAGGCTCAAAAATATTGCAAGAAGTGTAGTAAAAATTTTGAATGATTTAAATGTTGATTATGCTGTTTTAGGTGAAGAGGAAATATGTAATGGGGATCCTGCAAGGAGAGCTGGAAACGAATACTTATTTCAGATTATCGCTGAAACAAACGTAGAAATTTTTAACAAGTATCAGTTTGATAAAATAATTGTTCACTGTCCCCATTGCTACAATGTTTTTAAGAATGAATATCCTGATTTTGGCTTTAAAAAAGAGGTAATTCACGTCACTGAATTTTTATATGAACAAATTAAAAACAGAAAATTGAATTTAGAGAAAGAGAATAAAATATTTACTTTTCACGATCCTTGTTATCTTACAAGACATAATAAGATTTATAAGGAGCCTAGAAATTTGATAAATTCTATAGGAAAATTAAGGGAGCCTAAAAATAGGGGATCTTTTTCTTTCTGCTGTGGTGCTGGCGGTGCGAGAATGTGGATGGAAACCAAAAAGGGTAAAAAAGTAAATATAGTAAGAATGAAGGAGTTAATGGATCTTAATGTTAAAGATATTTTAGTCTCTTGTCCTTTCTGTTTAAGAATGTTAGAGGATGCTAAAAAAGACTTAGGAGCCGATGATTTCCAGATTATGGATATAACAGAATTAGTAGCTTCAGATCTTTTGCATATTTAA
- a CDS encoding transketolase C-terminal domain-containing protein, with translation MMREFKLGKPTRAAYGETLVEIGEEIEEIVVLDADLSKSTHTYLFAKKFPNRFYNFGIAEANMVSAAAGLARCGKIPFCSSFACFMINKAYEQIKISVAGSGLNVKFVSSHGGISVGEDGFTQQSVEDIALMCTFPGFTVVAPCDEVYTRWLIKEVAKREGPCYVRTQRPSAPIIYENKPEFKWGKYIKLEEGEDVAIFSYGLTVAEALKAHDLLKKEGIKASVYDAPFIKPLDEETIINVAKSVRKIVVVEEHLKDGGLGSRIATFLAENFPVPMKILAIEDTYGESGKPEELFEKFGISYRRIFKEVLKFIKSS, from the coding sequence ATGATGAGAGAATTTAAATTAGGAAAGCCTACAAGAGCTGCATACGGAGAAACTCTTGTCGAAATAGGCGAAGAAATAGAAGAAATTGTTGTCCTTGATGCTGATCTTTCAAAATCGACTCACACATACCTTTTTGCTAAAAAATTTCCAAATAGGTTTTATAATTTTGGGATAGCTGAGGCAAATATGGTAAGTGCTGCAGCGGGACTGGCAAGGTGTGGTAAAATTCCTTTCTGTTCGTCCTTTGCCTGCTTTATGATAAATAAAGCCTACGAACAAATTAAAATTTCTGTTGCAGGTAGTGGTCTTAACGTTAAATTCGTTTCCTCTCACGGAGGAATTTCAGTAGGTGAAGATGGTTTTACCCAGCAAAGCGTCGAAGATATTGCTCTCATGTGTACCTTTCCTGGTTTTACAGTTGTTGCACCCTGTGATGAAGTTTACACAAGATGGTTAATAAAAGAAGTAGCTAAAAGAGAGGGACCATGCTATGTAAGAACTCAAAGACCAAGCGCTCCTATTATTTACGAAAATAAACCTGAATTTAAATGGGGAAAATACATTAAGCTTGAGGAGGGAGAAGATGTAGCGATTTTTAGCTATGGTTTAACTGTTGCGGAAGCATTAAAAGCTCACGATCTTCTAAAAAAAGAGGGCATAAAAGCTTCAGTTTACGATGCTCCCTTTATTAAACCTTTAGATGAAGAGACAATAATAAACGTGGCGAAAAGTGTAAGAAAAATTGTAGTGGTGGAGGAACATTTAAAGGATGGTGGGCTTGGTTCAAGAATAGCGACCTTTTTAGCCGAGAACTTTCCTGTTCCTATGAAAATTTTGGCTATAGAAGATACATACGGTGAATCAGGTAAACCTGAAGAGCTTTTCGAAAAGTTTGGAATCTCCTATAGGAGAATATTTAAAGAAGTTCTAAAGTTTATAAAAAGTTCTTAA
- a CDS encoding transketolase: MELALKELLTEKALAVRRKIIKMLYKAGSGHPAGSLSLVEILVTLYFGDILRYREDDPFWPDRDRLILSKGHGVPSLYSVWSEIGWIPEYMLWTLRKLNSPLQGHPDRRKLPLLEISSGSLGQGLSVGIGMALAGKIDKKDYRVYVIMGDGEMEEGQVWEAAMFAGFHKLNNLTAIVDYNKFQLDGPVREILDIEPLADKWKSFGWEVFEVDGHSFEELKDVFDRIKENNFIKPQCIIAHTVKGKGVSFMENNNEFHGRAPTKAEALKALEELGEIYPDI, from the coding sequence ATGGAATTAGCATTAAAAGAACTTTTGACAGAAAAAGCTTTAGCAGTGCGAAGAAAGATTATAAAGATGCTTTATAAAGCTGGAAGTGGCCATCCTGCAGGCTCTCTTTCTCTAGTAGAAATTCTTGTAACTCTTTATTTTGGAGACATTTTAAGATATAGAGAAGATGATCCCTTTTGGCCCGATAGAGATAGGTTAATACTTTCTAAAGGGCACGGTGTTCCCTCTCTATACTCTGTCTGGTCAGAGATAGGTTGGATCCCTGAGTATATGCTTTGGACTCTAAGAAAATTAAACTCACCTTTACAAGGTCATCCTGATAGAAGAAAGTTACCCCTTCTTGAAATTTCATCAGGTTCACTTGGTCAAGGTTTATCTGTCGGTATAGGTATGGCACTAGCTGGGAAGATTGACAAGAAAGACTATAGGGTTTATGTAATAATGGGTGACGGTGAGATGGAGGAGGGCCAGGTTTGGGAAGCCGCTATGTTTGCTGGATTTCATAAATTAAATAACTTAACAGCTATAGTTGATTATAATAAATTTCAACTGGATGGACCCGTAAGAGAGATTTTAGATATAGAACCCTTAGCTGATAAGTGGAAAAGTTTTGGCTGGGAAGTTTTTGAGGTTGATGGTCACTCCTTTGAGGAACTAAAAGATGTTTTTGATAGGATTAAAGAGAATAATTTTATAAAGCCACAGTGTATAATAGCACACACTGTGAAAGGAAAGGGGGTTTCTTTTATGGAAAATAATAACGAATTTCATGGAAGAGCACCAACCAAAGCAGAGGCTTTAAAGGCTTTAGAAGAGCTTGGAGAAATATATCCAGATATCTGA